A region of the Pricia mediterranea genome:
TATTGCCCGGTACTTTTCAAAAAGACGTTCTGCGCCGTTTTGGCGTTGGACAACCCGAGAAAGCTGAAAATCGCCCCGAAAGGGCCACAGCAGGTCAAGGTCAGGACGATCGAGAGAATACCGAAGGTCAGGGCGTTACTAGAGCCGGGCAGGGGTACTGGGTTTCTGTTTTCCATAGCTTATTCCTCAATGCCCCATTGTTCCATGAGCTCTTGGGATTGCTGCATATAGCCCTCCCAGCCCCCTGCTTGATAGAACCCGAATATGCTCCATGCCAAATAGAGTACCCCGAGAATAAAGGCTATCCATGCTAAGATCTTGGCCGTTTTTAACTGGTTGTAGTTCGTAAAGTTCTCCGGCTGTTGCCGATACAGCTTTTCATCCTTGGAAATTAAAAACAGGGCAATACCCCCGAAAATTATGCCCGGTAGACCGGCGATACAACAGCACACAAATCCGATAATGGAGAGTACTATCGCTATCGTAACATTGGGTAATTTTTGTTGTTCCATAATACTACTAGGTTTAGTTAGATAAATTTTAGGATGTAGTTGCCCAGGATCAACGCGAGGCTTGCCAGCATTAGAAAAATGGTGATTTTATTGCTGTGTCTTAGGCTTACCAAACGGTCCGCGAGTAAAAATCCGAATAAAAGCAGAATCGCGTAAATGGCCGGGTACATCTTAAAGGCCGCCACAAAATCTCCCTGCAGCAAAAACATTACCGACCGCTGCAGGCCGCAGCCGGGGCAGTCAAAGCCCAAAAACTGCTTGGATAGGCAGGGAAGCATATAATCTTCTGCGTGGACCATTAAGTTGAACCGTTGCATGGAATCACTTTAAGAATTGTTTCACGAAAATTACCATTAATTTTGGGGAAATAAAACAAAAAGATGACAGTTTTTCGAATCGGGGACAAGGTAGAGGCGCTTGATGATATAGTAGAGGGTGTAGTGATAGGTACATCGAAGGATGGAATCACCATCGAGACCAAGGATGGCTTTTTGTTGCGTTTTCCACCGAAAAAACTGGTAAAAATGTTGCCTTCCAATGTTATAAAGGTCAGTAATCATGAAGTGGCGCAGGTGAAGGCGGAAATGGAAGCTCCAAAGAAACAAAAACCGACAACCCGAAAGCCCAAAGAACGCAACGCCCCGAAAATGGAGGTGGACCTGCATATCAATCAATTGACCAAGAGCACGAAAGGCATGTCCAATTACGAAATGTTGAACCTACAGCTCGATACCGCGAAGCGCCAGTTGGAGTTCGCCATCAAAAAACGCATTCAAAAGGTGGTATTCATCCACGGTGTGGGGGAGGGGGTTCTTAGAGAGGAACTGTACTATCTGTTCCGCCGCTACGAAAACGTGAAATATTATGATGCGGATTACCGAAAATATGGACTCGGGGCTACCGAAGTCAATATCTATCGGAATGCTTGAGCTGAAATCGGGGCGAGCTACTCCTGGACCGTGGTGTATGTTCCGAATTCCACGAGCGGTATCGCCGCTATGCTGACATCGTTACCATTCGCTCCCGCTCCCTTTAGGGTCAGCACCATGTTCTCTAAAGTAATGGTGTGGGTGAAGGCGATACTTCCGTTCACATCGGGGGCACTGGCCACGGTCTCTACGTTCAAGCTACCCGAGGTGGATACAAAATGCCAACTTTTGATGTCCTCGCCAAAGCTGGCGGAACAGGCTAGGGCATTGTCCATCAAAGTATTAAACACAGTATATTTGAAAATTTCCCTATTCTCCAGATCCAAGTTCCGAGGTACGCTATCGGTTGCTGCATTGACGAATAAACTGTCCGCTGCCGCAACATCGAGGGAGATAAATTCATCGTTTATTATCTTGAAGAGGCGGGTATTGTCCGCCACAGGGGCTGCGGTACACTCCGTAATATCGAGATCGGAATAATTAGAAAAGGGAACGTCGAGCTTCGCGCTATTCTTCGGCCTTGTAATAAAATCGCCATAATCCATGGTGGACAGGTCGGTAAGTTGCTCCCCTTGGTCGTTGAGCAGTGCCAGGTTCTTGATAGAAATTGTGTGGCTATAGTTTTTGGTATCAGCTGTAAGCGTATCTACCCTGGTATCGATACTGATGTCGCCTGCGGTAGCCAGATTTTCCTTGACCACGGTCGGGGTCAAGGGCGGAACCGCGTCGCAGAAATAGGCGGAGGTGACATTTTCAGAGAAAAATCGATAGATGAGGTTAGAAGGCTCGGGTATCGTACTGGCACGCGTACCAGGGGCGGAGGTCTCGTTCTGGATCAATCCTCCCGCCAAATTCAGGAGCAACGCCTCGTCTTCCTCGATCTTGAAGAAGAAAGTGGTCTGGGTAGGATCTTCCAGACCAGGACAGGATTCAATTTGTGCTTCGTCGAAATCCACTTCCTCAATTTGCAGGTCGCCATCGTCACAGGAAAAAAATCCGACCAGAAAACCTAAAAGCAACATTTTTTTCATCCCCCAAAAGTAAATGAAATAATGTAAAGTTTTAGGGCCATCGATGGATAAGTACGGTTAATTCCGGTAATTTTGCAGGATTATAATAAAGCCATCACACATGGAAAAGGTTTATCTAGATAATGCCGCTACCACCCGGGTCAGGGCAACTGTCATCGATAAGATGCAGGAAGCGCTATCGAACCATTATGGCAATCCATCCTCGACCCACAGTTTCGGTCGGTCGGCCAAGACTGCAATAGAAAGCGCCCGCAAGGCCATCGCCAAATATATGAACGCACATCCCTCGGAGATTATCTTTACTTCGGGCGGTACCGAGGCCGATAACATGATCCTACGTTCCGCCGTTCGTGATTTGGGAGTGCAGAGCATTATCTCCTCCAAGATCGAGCACCATGCCGTACTGCATACCGTTGAGGACCTGGAAAAGGAATTTGGCATCGCGGTGCAATTTGTCGATTTGGACTCGCTCGGGAATCCCAGACTTTCGCACCTTGAAGAATTGCTCAAGCGCGATGACAGCCGAAAATTGGTCAGTCTTATGCACGTAAGCAATGAGATTGGTAACATGCTCGATATCGAAATGGTATGCCGGCTGTGTCAAGACCATGATGCGCTCTTTCACTCCGATACCGTTCAATCCATCGGACATTACCCCTGGGACGTAAATAAGGTTCCGGTGGATTTTATGACCGCGGCCGCCCATAAGTTCCACGGGCCCAAGGGAGTGGGGTTTGCCTATATCCGGAAGAATACGGGACTAAAACCATTGATTTTGGGCGGTTCGCAAGAACGTGGCTTCCGGGCCGGTACCGAATCATTTCATAATATCGTGGGGTTGGAAGCTGCCTTTCGCGCATCCTACGATAATCTTGAGGAAGAAACCGCTTATGTCGCGGATTTGAAAAAATACTTTATAGAAAATCTAAAGAAAGAAATCCCTGCCGCGAAGTTCAACGGAAATTCCGGGAACATGGATAAAAGCACCTACACCTTGGTCAATGTCTGTCTGCCCATTGATCCTCAAAAAGCGCTGATGCTTCTCTTTCATTTAGATATTAAGGGCATAGCCTGTTCCAAAGGCAGCGCCTGCCAGTCGGGCAGCGATTCCGGGTCTCACGTGCTCAATGAAATCTTATCTGAAGAGGACTTGAAAAAGCCTTCGCTCCGGTTTTCGTTCTCGAAGTATAATACAAAGGAAGAATTGGATTATGTGGTCGGGGTCTTGAAGGAATTTGTGGCCGATTAAAGCCCTGATGCGTACATCCCTATCACGGTAGGGAATCCTTCTTCCTGTCCCTGCGCTTGTCCCTGTCATAGGGGAATTTTCGTGCGGCCTGTTTCATCATCCGGTCGATGAGGTCATCGGTG
Encoded here:
- a CDS encoding CCC motif membrane protein, which produces MENRNPVPLPGSSNALTFGILSIVLTLTCCGPFGAIFSFLGLSNAKTAQNVFLKSTGQYTGIENAKTGKILSYIGLAVAGIYLILGIIYFGVIAAIVASSISEGGGF
- a CDS encoding CCC motif membrane protein, with product MEQQKLPNVTIAIVLSIIGFVCCCIAGLPGIIFGGIALFLISKDEKLYRQQPENFTNYNQLKTAKILAWIAFILGVLYLAWSIFGFYQAGGWEGYMQQSQELMEQWGIEE
- a CDS encoding DUF2752 domain-containing protein — its product is MQRFNLMVHAEDYMLPCLSKQFLGFDCPGCGLQRSVMFLLQGDFVAAFKMYPAIYAILLLFGFLLADRLVSLRHSNKITIFLMLASLALILGNYILKFI
- a CDS encoding Smr/MutS family protein, with the translated sequence MTVFRIGDKVEALDDIVEGVVIGTSKDGITIETKDGFLLRFPPKKLVKMLPSNVIKVSNHEVAQVKAEMEAPKKQKPTTRKPKERNAPKMEVDLHINQLTKSTKGMSNYEMLNLQLDTAKRQLEFAIKKRIQKVVFIHGVGEGVLREELYYLFRRYENVKYYDADYRKYGLGATEVNIYRNA
- a CDS encoding cysteine desulfurase family protein, whose protein sequence is MEKVYLDNAATTRVRATVIDKMQEALSNHYGNPSSTHSFGRSAKTAIESARKAIAKYMNAHPSEIIFTSGGTEADNMILRSAVRDLGVQSIISSKIEHHAVLHTVEDLEKEFGIAVQFVDLDSLGNPRLSHLEELLKRDDSRKLVSLMHVSNEIGNMLDIEMVCRLCQDHDALFHSDTVQSIGHYPWDVNKVPVDFMTAAAHKFHGPKGVGFAYIRKNTGLKPLILGGSQERGFRAGTESFHNIVGLEAAFRASYDNLEEETAYVADLKKYFIENLKKEIPAAKFNGNSGNMDKSTYTLVNVCLPIDPQKALMLLFHLDIKGIACSKGSACQSGSDSGSHVLNEILSEEDLKKPSLRFSFSKYNTKEELDYVVGVLKEFVAD